In Buchnera aphidicola (Lipaphis pseudobrassicae), a genomic segment contains:
- the nrdB gene encoding class Ia ribonucleoside-diphosphate reductase subunit beta produces MSYTIFSKKKNNQLKEPMFFGQPVNIARYDQQKYNIFEKLIEKQLSFFWRPEEIDLSRDRIDFQNLPDHEKHIFISNLKYQTLLDSIQGRSPNIAFLPIISIPELETWVETWSFSETIHSRSYTHIIRNIVNSPSLIFDDIISNKHINDRAKNISTYYDELIKTTSYWHLLGEGIHIINEKKIKITLRELKKKLYLCLISVNVLEAIRFYVSFACSFAFAERELMEGNAKIIRLIARDEALHLTGTQHILNLLVNMEDDKEMSRIILECKEEAIKIFILASKQEKIWAEYLFQNGSMLGLNKDIICQYIEYITNIRMHAIGFHMPFKQKSNPIPWINSWLSSDNIQTAPQETEISSYLVGQIDSEVSNNEFEKFKL; encoded by the coding sequence ATGTCTTATACAATTTTTTCAAAAAAAAAAAATAATCAACTTAAAGAACCTATGTTTTTTGGACAACCTGTAAACATTGCTAGATATGACCAACAGAAATATAATATATTTGAAAAACTAATTGAAAAACAACTATCATTTTTCTGGAGACCAGAAGAAATAGATCTTTCTCGAGATAGAATAGATTTTCAAAATTTACCAGATCATGAAAAGCATATTTTTATTAGTAATTTAAAATATCAAACATTACTTGATTCTATTCAAGGAAGAAGTCCTAACATAGCTTTTTTACCTATTATTTCCATTCCTGAGTTAGAAACGTGGGTGGAAACCTGGTCTTTTTCAGAAACTATTCATTCACGTTCTTACACTCATATAATTAGAAACATTGTTAATTCTCCATCTTTAATATTTGATGATATTATTTCAAACAAACATATTAATGATAGAGCTAAAAATATTTCTACATATTATGATGAATTAATAAAAACCACTAGTTATTGGCATTTACTAGGTGAAGGAATTCATATCATTAATGAAAAAAAAATTAAAATAACCTTACGTGAATTAAAAAAAAAATTATATCTATGTCTCATTAGTGTAAATGTTTTAGAAGCAATTAGATTTTATGTTAGTTTTGCTTGTTCATTTGCATTTGCAGAAAGAGAGTTAATGGAAGGAAATGCTAAAATTATACGATTAATAGCACGAGATGAAGCATTGCATTTAACAGGAACTCAGCACATCTTAAATCTTTTAGTAAATATGGAAGATGATAAGGAAATGTCAAGAATAATTTTGGAATGCAAAGAAGAAGCTATAAAAATATTTATTTTAGCTTCTAAACAAGAAAAAATATGGGCTGAATATTTATTTCAAAATGGTTCTATGCTCGGACTAAATAAAGATATTATTTGTCAATATATAGAATATATCACTAATATTCGTATGCATGCTATAGGTTTTCACATGCCTTTTAAGCAAAAATCTAATCCTATTCCTTGGATTAATTCTTGGTTGAGTTCTGATAACATACAAACTGCGCCTCAAGAAACAGAAATAAGTTCATATTTAGTAGGACAAATTGATTCAGAAGTATCTAATAATGAATTTGAAAAATTTAAATTGTAA